GAGCCATTCAGTCACAATATCCGGATGCGTATATTGCTGTTTATACTGGAGATAGTATACCATCAGAAGAATTACTACAGAatgcatttcaaaaatttaacgtcaggatacaaaataataatattgagTTTATTACCCTTCATAAGCGTGGTTGGGTGGAAGCTAAAAGATATCCCCACTTCACTTTACTTGGACAAAGTATAGGATCACTAGTTCTGGGAGCTGAAGCCATCTTTAAACTAGTTCCAGGTGTTTACAATCTCTATAGTTCACTTTTAGAAGCCTATTTCTAATTTTCACATTTAATTTAGACATATTTATTGACACTATGGGATATTCATTTACATTCCCTTTATTCCGAGTGCTGGGTGGATGCACAGTTGCCTGTTATGTCCATTACCCCACAATCAGTACTGATATGTTGGGACAAGTTTCAAGACGTACTGCAGCTTTCAACAACAACTCTTTCATTTCCTCAAGCCCCATTCTAAGTCTAGCAAAAACAATTTACTACAGATTATTTGCTTATATCTATGGGATCACTGGACGGTATGCAAATGCTATTATGGTCAACTCAAGCTGGACTGAAGATCACATCAACCAAATTTGGAATGTCCCTCTCAAAACAATCAAGGTTTACCCACCTTGTGATGTTAAAGAATTTCTTGAAATACCAGTTGAATCCGACCCGGAAACTCTTCGAATCATTGCTGTAGCTCAGTTTCGACCAGAGAAAGACCATCCACTTATGATCCGCTCCTTCTACAAGCTAATGGATATTCTAACAGACGAAGAAAAATCCCGAA
This DNA window, taken from Daphnia pulex isolate KAP4 chromosome 2, ASM2113471v1, encodes the following:
- the LOC124208446 gene encoding GDP-Man:Man(3)GlcNAc(2)-PP-Dol alpha-1,2-mannosyltransferase-like is translated as MTFVVVLFVVVLTSLSLFLFLKRIILKKKINLKNRLNDKVVIGIFHPYCNAGGGGERVLWCAVRAIQSQYPDAYIAVYTGDSIPSEELLQNAFQKFNVRIQNNNIEFITLHKRGWVEAKRYPHFTLLGQSIGSLVLGAEAIFKLVPDIFIDTMGYSFTFPLFRVLGGCTVACYVHYPTISTDMLGQVSRRTAAFNNNSFISSSPILSLAKTIYYRLFAYIYGITGRYANAIMVNSSWTEDHINQIWNVPLKTIKVYPPCDVKEFLEIPVESDPETLRIIAVAQFRPEKDHPLMIRSFYKLMDILTDEEKSRIKLVLVGSCRNEEDQQRVEDYKRLSKHFNLENHTEFYINVEFDELKHLLGESTIGLHTMWNEHFGISIVECMASGLVMVAHKSGGPMMDIIIHSKGSQPIGFLASDEIEYAEILRHIIRMEPKKRELIREAARNSVARFSDDSFEKEFLKVLVPIMECIKKD